One part of the Sulfolobus tengchongensis genome encodes these proteins:
- a CDS encoding succinate dehydrogenase/fumarate reductase iron-sulfur subunit yields the protein MSQEQQEEVILKVKRFNPEKGFWWQEYKLKVDRFTQFTEALRRIKSEQDPTLSYRASCHMAVCGSCGMKINGEPRLACKTLVLDVVKKHNSNVITIEPMDYFRPIKDLIVDWDEFYERMFKVKPRLYPANEVLEGKAEHRLKPEDQKELWKFAQCIWCGLCVSACPAVVIDSQFLGPAAHAKGYRFLADPRDTITEERMKVLIDSAWRCTYCYQCFNVCPRDVEPVTAIKKTRSFTKLYKEKSDVAERGEKHVEAIYESITKTGKLAEAAVYLKTYGVLQSLIDLIYMSKTGKLKYALVQERSVQNINEIKKIMGGE from the coding sequence ATGTCTCAAGAACAACAGGAAGAAGTTATATTGAAAGTTAAGAGATTTAATCCGGAGAAAGGCTTTTGGTGGCAAGAGTATAAATTAAAGGTCGATAGATTTACACAATTTACAGAGGCTCTAAGAAGGATAAAGAGCGAACAAGACCCAACTCTATCCTATAGGGCATCATGCCATATGGCAGTATGCGGAAGCTGTGGTATGAAAATTAATGGTGAACCAAGATTGGCTTGTAAAACATTAGTTCTAGATGTTGTTAAGAAACATAATAGTAATGTGATAACAATAGAACCCATGGATTATTTCAGGCCTATAAAGGATCTGATAGTTGATTGGGATGAGTTTTATGAGAGAATGTTTAAAGTCAAGCCTAGACTTTATCCAGCTAATGAAGTACTAGAAGGCAAGGCTGAACATAGACTTAAACCAGAAGATCAAAAGGAATTATGGAAGTTCGCACAATGTATATGGTGTGGGTTATGCGTATCTGCTTGTCCCGCAGTAGTAATTGATTCACAATTCCTAGGTCCCGCTGCCCATGCAAAGGGTTATAGATTCCTAGCTGATCCACGAGATACAATAACTGAGGAAAGAATGAAGGTTCTGATTGATAGCGCTTGGCGTTGCACTTATTGTTATCAATGTTTTAACGTATGTCCTAGGGACGTTGAGCCAGTTACTGCAATTAAGAAGACTAGGAGCTTTACTAAACTATACAAAGAGAAATCAGATGTTGCAGAAAGAGGTGAAAAACACGTCGAGGCTATATATGAGTCTATTACCAAAACTGGAAAACTAGCCGAAGCGGCAGTTTATTTAAAAACTTATGGAGTATTGCAGTCACTTATAGATCTAATCTATATGTCTAAGACAGGAAAGCTTAAATATGCATTAGTACAAGAGAGATCAGTACAAAATATTAATGAAATCAAAAAGATTATGGGTGGTGAATAA
- a CDS encoding DUF2070 family protein produces MDTESLTRKYYSYLKSLPNIKMFSILSSAEVALIVFRSFQLTFDYLYSFILYSALLAIIFRSKIKLTLFMMDLTAIPYLLLPLLAIPSLFAFGLFMPLMAYILLGSYKEVQSIFLSAIASYLPAVFYVKYAIVFLLYIIVIGLVFHLYIYTVNRKGIKILGFKSTQVAIPFITAITEKNKVPLENFLNFISIKTNLNVFMYKLDNFLFIIPQIHFGVFDSVGSSRLIYDIEKLLGNNVLVFHGPGSHELDLPSTSEVNKVLDSIVKGVSNNFGWNKATFYGISNERRENFEITSLEFDKFRVSFMERPELGIDDLPSSLWKYILSSNNYVVDCHNSFMIKEYSKEEIDNLKSFVMEQRGVKSQRQLMLGYAEGRIEKVCEGLCDNRIRVFTFSDGVKKVSLTYIYANNSSKQLGDAIAKAVNQIVDKVILVTPDDHSCTGVSLGITYSPAMFCEAIVNKASELIKASLQNMKEITTIEYKVIKIKGVKIIGRMISIMLKALEDVGGYASKTFWIPLVAPYILLVIILFFQSIIKI; encoded by the coding sequence ATGGACACTGAAAGTTTAACAAGGAAATACTACAGTTATCTTAAATCTTTACCAAATATAAAAATGTTCTCGATATTGTCATCGGCAGAAGTAGCACTTATAGTCTTCAGAAGCTTTCAACTAACATTCGATTATCTGTATTCTTTCATATTATATTCAGCATTATTAGCAATAATTTTTAGAAGTAAAATAAAACTGACTTTATTCATGATGGATCTTACTGCAATACCATATCTTTTGCTTCCGCTATTGGCAATACCTTCCCTTTTCGCCTTTGGGCTCTTCATGCCATTAATGGCGTATATTCTTTTAGGTAGTTATAAGGAAGTACAGTCAATATTCCTATCTGCAATAGCTTCTTATCTTCCAGCAGTATTTTATGTTAAATACGCGATTGTTTTTCTACTTTACATAATCGTCATAGGCTTAGTGTTCCATCTATATATTTACACAGTGAATAGAAAAGGAATAAAGATACTCGGATTTAAATCAACGCAGGTAGCCATTCCTTTTATAACCGCAATAACGGAAAAGAACAAGGTACCATTAGAGAATTTCCTTAACTTCATATCCATAAAAACTAATTTAAACGTCTTTATGTATAAGCTTGATAATTTCCTCTTCATAATACCACAAATTCATTTTGGAGTTTTTGACAGCGTTGGAAGTTCAAGGCTAATTTACGATATAGAAAAATTATTAGGAAATAATGTACTGGTGTTTCATGGTCCCGGTAGTCATGAGTTAGATCTTCCATCTACTTCTGAAGTAAATAAAGTACTAGATTCAATAGTGAAAGGCGTATCAAATAATTTCGGGTGGAATAAGGCAACGTTTTATGGTATTTCAAATGAGAGACGTGAAAATTTTGAGATAACATCGCTTGAATTTGATAAATTCCGAGTATCATTTATGGAAAGACCAGAATTGGGTATTGACGATTTGCCCTCCTCTTTATGGAAATACATATTATCTTCAAACAACTACGTAGTAGATTGCCATAACTCCTTTATGATAAAGGAATACAGTAAAGAGGAAATTGATAATTTAAAATCCTTTGTAATGGAACAAAGAGGAGTTAAGAGCCAAAGACAACTTATGCTAGGATATGCTGAAGGAAGGATAGAAAAAGTCTGTGAGGGATTGTGCGATAATCGTATACGCGTTTTTACGTTTAGTGATGGGGTAAAGAAAGTATCACTCACATATATTTATGCCAACAATTCGTCTAAGCAACTTGGCGACGCGATTGCTAAAGCCGTGAACCAAATAGTTGATAAAGTAATCTTAGTAACTCCAGACGATCATTCTTGCACTGGAGTAAGTTTAGGAATCACCTACTCACCAGCGATGTTCTGTGAAGCAATAGTAAACAAGGCCTCAGAATTAATTAAGGCTTCCTTACAGAACATGAAGGAAATAACCACAATTGAATATAAAGTAATTAAAATAAAGGGTGTTAAAATAATTGGAAGAATGATCTCGATTATGCTTAAGGCCTTAGAAGATGTAGGAGGTTATGCATCAAAAACTTTTTGGATTCCACTAGTCGCACCATATATTCTATTAGTAATAATATTATTTTTCCAAAGCATTATTAAAATCTAG
- a CDS encoding vWA domain-containing protein encodes MSEEEGVLRGIDYKDPLVKYRGERISYTLKKLLGRDVQLNETFLVDTYYVHYLPLPITKGKSEIQKGQEITYSLVDATLSSDVVLKNREYSIVNSAVSLALTVSYVQNLIEELERIKKTSQSMEEREAAEEILNGLMKGSSPKEGKEQKNVNQQSMEKVMRQAHEKAISKAIEDANSVRNMQKIVGGNGAGTGSVLTFEGEVHEVLRLARNTEVKKILEFLSGIPKLGSITKRRTTRFSKGELYGYEEGSDIERIVYSELALPDILFYLKLAEGQLLLYQKQIKETLGPIYLLLDKSGSMDGEKILWAKAVALALYSRARRENRDFYLRFFDNIPYPLIKVQKNAKSKDVIKMIEYIGKIRGGGGTDISRSIISACEDIKEGHVKGVSEIILLTDGEDKIAETTVRRSLKEANSQLISVMIRGDNADLRRVSDEYLVAYKLDHEDLLKVVES; translated from the coding sequence ATGAGCGAAGAGGAAGGTGTATTAAGAGGGATTGATTATAAAGATCCTTTAGTAAAATATAGAGGAGAAAGGATCTCATACACCTTAAAGAAGCTACTCGGAAGAGACGTACAATTAAATGAGACCTTTTTAGTTGATACATATTACGTTCATTATCTTCCATTACCAATAACTAAAGGAAAAAGCGAAATCCAAAAAGGCCAAGAAATTACGTATTCGCTAGTAGACGCAACGTTATCCTCTGACGTAGTTTTGAAAAATAGGGAATATTCAATAGTAAACTCTGCGGTGAGTCTAGCTCTAACCGTAAGTTACGTACAAAACTTAATTGAGGAATTAGAGAGAATAAAGAAAACCTCCCAGTCAATGGAGGAGAGAGAAGCAGCTGAGGAAATTTTAAATGGTCTAATGAAAGGAAGTTCACCAAAAGAAGGTAAAGAGCAGAAGAATGTAAACCAACAGTCAATGGAGAAAGTTATGAGACAAGCGCATGAGAAGGCCATATCTAAAGCTATAGAAGATGCCAATTCAGTAAGAAATATGCAGAAAATCGTAGGAGGAAATGGTGCGGGCACTGGAAGCGTTCTAACATTTGAGGGTGAAGTCCACGAAGTATTAAGACTTGCGAGAAATACCGAGGTTAAAAAGATCCTAGAATTCTTAAGTGGAATTCCAAAACTAGGTAGTATAACAAAGAGAAGAACAACTAGATTCTCAAAAGGCGAACTTTATGGATATGAAGAGGGAAGCGACATAGAGAGAATAGTTTACTCTGAACTTGCCTTACCGGACATATTATTTTACTTGAAACTAGCTGAAGGACAACTATTATTGTATCAAAAACAGATTAAAGAGACTTTAGGTCCAATATATCTACTACTGGATAAATCTGGTAGTATGGATGGAGAGAAAATATTGTGGGCTAAAGCGGTAGCATTAGCCTTATACAGTAGAGCAAGAAGAGAAAATAGAGACTTCTATCTGAGATTCTTTGACAATATTCCTTATCCATTAATCAAGGTTCAGAAAAACGCTAAAAGTAAAGATGTAATCAAGATGATTGAATATATAGGAAAGATAAGAGGTGGAGGAGGTACTGATATAAGCAGATCAATAATCTCAGCATGCGAGGATATTAAAGAAGGTCACGTAAAAGGAGTAAGTGAAATAATCTTGCTTACCGATGGAGAAGATAAAATAGCAGAGACTACAGTGAGAAGATCATTAAAGGAAGCCAACTCCCAACTTATTAGCGTAATGATTAGAGGAGATAATGCTGACCTTAGAAGAGTTTCAGACGAATATCTGGTAGCATATAAGCTGGATCATGAGGATCTATTAAAAGTTGTAGAATCTTAA
- a CDS encoding HAD-IIA family hydrolase, with the protein MASLNDYQLVISDVDGVIVREGEPIWENIQALRKIQDKGTKIIFVTNNSGFSRILLSRQLSYLGLKVTPEMIITSGLAAAIYMKEKLNVKSVFAVGEEGLIEELKNHGFSVLSSVEVEKILPDAVVLGLDRLSTYDKLSLAMRCISKGSKFVVTNMDRLWPAKDGLKLGAGALASSIIYALKRDPDFIAGKPNPWIIQIAMKISDVEKLDKILVIGDQIETDIQMGYNIGADTALVLTGISSSEDVEKSNIKPKYIVNTLLDLL; encoded by the coding sequence TTGGCTTCCCTTAACGATTATCAGCTAGTAATAAGTGATGTAGATGGTGTGATTGTAAGAGAAGGCGAACCAATATGGGAAAACATACAAGCATTAAGAAAGATTCAAGATAAGGGCACAAAAATTATATTTGTAACTAACAACTCCGGCTTTAGCAGGATTTTATTATCAAGGCAATTGTCATATTTAGGTCTAAAAGTAACACCCGAAATGATAATAACTAGTGGTCTGGCAGCAGCTATTTATATGAAGGAGAAGCTTAACGTTAAATCAGTATTTGCAGTAGGAGAAGAGGGTCTAATTGAGGAATTAAAAAATCATGGTTTCTCGGTATTATCAAGTGTTGAAGTTGAGAAGATATTACCGGATGCTGTAGTCTTGGGATTAGATAGATTAAGTACATATGATAAATTATCATTAGCAATGAGATGTATAAGTAAAGGGTCTAAATTTGTAGTCACTAATATGGATAGGCTCTGGCCAGCTAAGGATGGATTGAAGCTAGGTGCAGGTGCCTTAGCGAGTTCGATAATCTATGCACTAAAGAGAGACCCAGATTTTATTGCAGGGAAACCAAATCCTTGGATAATACAAATAGCAATGAAAATCTCTGATGTTGAAAAATTAGATAAAATATTAGTTATAGGAGATCAGATAGAGACTGATATCCAAATGGGATATAATATAGGTGCAGATACAGCACTAGTACTAACTGGTATATCAAGCAGTGAAGATGTTGAAAAAAGTAATATAAAGCCAAAGTATATAGTAAATACCCTATTAGATCTTTTATAA
- a CDS encoding succinate dehydrogenase flavoprotein subunit, protein MEKIEYDAVVIGGGLAGLMSAHEIASAGFKVAVISKVFPTRSHSAAAEGGIAAYIPGNSDPNDSPDYMTYDTVKGGDYLVDQDAAELLSNRSGDIVMLLERWGALFNRQPDGRVAVRYFGGQTYPRTRFVGDKTGMALLHTLFERTSGLNVDFYNEWFALDLVVDDKKVAGIVAMQMKTMTPFFFKTKAVVIASGGMGMLYRHTTNSYINTGDGFGIALRAGASLKDPEFVQFHPTALYPSDVLISEAARGEGAILKNIKGERFMARYAPKKLDLAPRDIVSRAIITEIKEGRGFPGGYVGLDLTHLGEEYIKERLALAVEAAKNFAGVDAFSEPIPVRPAQHYYMGGIDVDIKGRNPDIVGLFSAGEAACVSVHGANRLGSNSLLDTLVFGQETGRTVVEFLKSSTHTPTSNYEKEAEKVVDEAYKFVKSESGVHFGEILEKLRDVMWDYVGIYRDEGGLLNALSEINKLRGMVNNMYVTDKSKVYNTEFFNALEMRNMMDLAIVIAKSALERKESRGAHYRTDYPERDDNNWLKHTIAYLRGNTVEVTYKPVKMTRWKPEPRVY, encoded by the coding sequence ATGGAGAAAATCGAATACGATGCAGTGGTAATTGGAGGAGGATTAGCAGGATTAATGAGCGCTCATGAGATAGCTTCTGCAGGTTTTAAAGTTGCTGTTATTTCAAAGGTTTTCCCTACTAGATCTCATTCTGCAGCTGCAGAAGGTGGAATAGCAGCTTATATTCCAGGGAATTCAGATCCGAATGATAGTCCGGACTATATGACATATGATACTGTGAAAGGCGGAGACTATCTGGTTGACCAAGATGCAGCAGAATTACTTTCGAATAGATCAGGAGATATCGTAATGTTACTTGAAAGATGGGGTGCATTGTTTAATAGACAACCCGATGGGAGAGTAGCAGTTAGATATTTCGGAGGGCAGACATACCCAAGGACTAGATTTGTCGGCGATAAGACTGGTATGGCACTCTTACATACACTGTTTGAAAGAACATCTGGATTAAATGTAGACTTCTATAATGAGTGGTTTGCATTAGATTTAGTAGTAGACGATAAAAAGGTCGCAGGCATAGTTGCGATGCAAATGAAAACCATGACACCCTTCTTCTTTAAGACTAAAGCTGTTGTAATAGCCTCTGGAGGTATGGGGATGTTATATAGACATACAACAAATAGTTATATTAATACTGGTGATGGTTTCGGAATAGCCTTAAGAGCTGGTGCATCTCTAAAAGATCCAGAATTCGTACAATTCCATCCAACAGCATTATATCCATCAGACGTTCTAATTAGTGAAGCAGCTAGGGGAGAAGGAGCAATATTAAAGAACATAAAAGGAGAAAGGTTCATGGCCAGATATGCCCCTAAGAAATTGGATTTAGCCCCTAGGGATATAGTATCAAGGGCAATTATTACTGAAATAAAGGAGGGAAGGGGATTCCCCGGCGGATACGTAGGTTTAGATTTGACGCATTTAGGAGAGGAGTATATTAAAGAGAGACTTGCTCTAGCAGTTGAGGCAGCAAAGAACTTTGCAGGCGTTGATGCGTTTTCAGAACCTATACCTGTCAGACCAGCCCAACATTATTACATGGGTGGAATAGATGTTGACATAAAAGGTAGGAATCCAGATATAGTAGGGTTGTTCTCAGCGGGCGAAGCAGCTTGTGTGTCTGTGCACGGTGCCAATAGGTTAGGATCTAATTCGCTTTTAGACACTTTAGTATTTGGACAAGAGACAGGTAGAACTGTGGTGGAATTTCTGAAGTCCAGTACTCATACACCAACATCTAATTATGAAAAAGAAGCTGAGAAGGTTGTTGATGAAGCTTATAAATTCGTTAAGAGTGAAAGCGGGGTACATTTTGGTGAAATATTAGAAAAGTTAAGAGACGTTATGTGGGATTACGTTGGAATATATAGGGATGAAGGAGGACTACTTAACGCTCTTTCAGAGATAAACAAGCTAAGAGGCATGGTAAATAACATGTATGTGACAGATAAAAGCAAAGTTTACAATACGGAATTCTTTAATGCTCTAGAGATGAGAAATATGATGGATTTAGCCATAGTTATTGCTAAATCGGCCTTAGAGAGAAAGGAATCCAGAGGAGCCCATTATAGGACAGATTATCCGGAGAGGGATGATAATAACTGGTTGAAGCATACTATTGCGTATTTAAGAGGAAATACAGTTGAGGTAACATATAAACCAGTTAAAATGACTAGATGGAAACCAGAACCTAGGGTGTACTAA
- a CDS encoding digeranylgeranylglycerophospholipid reductase, whose product MKKGDYDVLIIGLGIAGASLAWKLSQTNLKVLAIDSKPWNRFGDKPCGDAISKEHFDNLGMPYPQGKELEEKVEGIKLYSPDMKTVWTVKGEGFEIDSPNYVQRLVREAKDRGVEVLDLTTAMKPILSNNKVEGAVLFNRRTNEMMEIKAKITVDATGYSMSFRSKLPFEFPVTESLDDRDADVAYREVLYTKDDIEDYPYLKIFITQKASPGGYWWYFPKGPNKVNVGLGIQGGMGYPSIHEFYTKYLNYYAPDVDKERIIVKGGALVPTRRPLATIVWDGIAVIGDSAFTVNPVHGGGKGSAMISAYCVGKAILNAFENNDFSAKGLWSANECYIERYGAKQASLDLFRRFLQRLSDDEINYGMNRRVIREEDLLEASSSGDLQLSTAEKAMRVIMALGKPSLLFKLKTVAEYMKKIKEVYRHFPSDPKDLMRWKSNVDAIILDFNNALEK is encoded by the coding sequence TTGAAGAAAGGAGATTATGACGTCCTAATTATAGGTTTAGGTATAGCAGGTGCTTCCTTAGCATGGAAATTGTCTCAAACTAATCTTAAGGTTCTGGCAATAGATAGTAAACCTTGGAATAGATTCGGAGATAAGCCTTGTGGGGATGCAATAAGTAAGGAGCATTTTGATAATCTCGGCATGCCTTATCCACAAGGTAAAGAATTAGAGGAGAAGGTAGAGGGTATAAAACTATATAGTCCAGATATGAAAACCGTATGGACTGTTAAAGGAGAAGGTTTTGAAATAGACTCTCCTAATTATGTTCAGAGACTAGTTAGAGAAGCTAAGGATAGGGGAGTAGAGGTTTTAGATTTAACTACTGCTATGAAGCCAATATTGTCCAACAATAAGGTCGAAGGCGCAGTTCTATTTAATAGAAGAACTAATGAAATGATGGAAATAAAGGCTAAGATAACAGTAGACGCAACTGGCTATTCTATGAGTTTTAGGAGTAAACTCCCATTTGAGTTTCCAGTAACAGAAAGTTTAGATGATAGAGATGCGGACGTAGCGTATAGGGAAGTGTTATACACTAAGGATGATATAGAAGATTATCCATACTTAAAAATATTTATAACACAAAAAGCTTCACCTGGAGGATATTGGTGGTATTTTCCTAAAGGGCCAAACAAGGTTAATGTTGGTCTGGGAATACAAGGAGGAATGGGATATCCCAGTATTCATGAATTTTACACCAAGTACCTAAATTATTATGCGCCAGATGTAGATAAAGAAAGGATAATAGTTAAGGGAGGAGCTTTAGTTCCAACTAGAAGACCTCTTGCAACTATTGTATGGGATGGGATAGCAGTCATAGGTGACTCTGCATTTACGGTAAATCCGGTTCATGGAGGAGGAAAAGGATCAGCAATGATTTCAGCTTATTGTGTAGGTAAGGCGATACTTAACGCATTCGAAAATAACGATTTCTCCGCGAAGGGATTATGGAGTGCCAATGAATGCTATATAGAGAGATATGGAGCTAAGCAAGCTAGTCTTGATTTATTTAGGAGGTTTTTGCAAAGATTAAGTGATGATGAGATAAACTACGGAATGAATAGGAGAGTTATAAGGGAAGAGGACTTATTAGAAGCTAGTTCCAGCGGAGACTTACAGCTCTCAACAGCCGAAAAAGCTATGAGAGTTATAATGGCTCTTGGTAAACCCTCCTTACTATTTAAGCTAAAAACAGTTGCTGAATATATGAAGAAGATCAAAGAAGTATATAGACATTTCCCATCAGATCCTAAAGATTTAATGAGATGGAAAAGTAACGTTGATGCTATAATTCTAGATTTTAATAATGCTTTGGAAAAATAA
- a CDS encoding succinate dehydrogenase, whose amino-acid sequence MSEEIKKIIQDIGGKADEWIKVSERPGKSPFAKELNYSFGDYFWGKVHVRNEGEIYVLVISKDVFNWKERIKDLQLKGEIIDAAGGLMWIQENNSEGLKSDFEFIKNFVESIRKQKQQKTS is encoded by the coding sequence ATGAGTGAGGAGATAAAAAAGATAATTCAAGATATTGGTGGTAAGGCAGATGAATGGATAAAAGTGTCTGAAAGGCCTGGCAAAAGTCCATTTGCTAAAGAGCTAAACTATAGCTTTGGTGACTATTTTTGGGGTAAGGTCCATGTTAGAAACGAAGGTGAAATTTACGTTTTAGTAATTTCAAAAGACGTTTTCAATTGGAAAGAACGAATAAAAGATCTACAACTTAAAGGTGAAATCATAGATGCTGCAGGCGGACTGATGTGGATACAAGAGAATAATAGTGAAGGTTTAAAAAGCGATTTTGAATTCATAAAGAATTTCGTAGAAAGTATAAGGAAACAAAAGCAACAGAAAACTTCATAA
- a CDS encoding CoB--CoM heterodisulfide reductase iron-sulfur subunit B family protein, producing the protein MKVAYYPGCATHGLSKDVDIATKKVAEVLGLELVEVPDWNCCGGGFLDEYDEVGHVALNLRNLSQVEKLGLNKMTTPCSVCLHSHRLATYKYKEDKDIKKKVEKRLEGTSVKYDGKADAEHIVWVLLRDIGIENIKKHVKKPLTGLKVGTYYGCQMLRPEQIMGFEQAYNPHSLADLVAVTGAIPVPFPTMTSCCGFPLVGSNPKGALKLAYNVLNGAKEAGADIIIHPCSLCHLQLDSLQLKVQAEFNVKWVMPAIYITQLLGLSFGFSPEELGIGKLAIETLRAKGVV; encoded by the coding sequence GTGAAAGTAGCTTATTATCCTGGTTGTGCTACTCACGGATTATCAAAGGATGTCGACATTGCAACTAAAAAAGTAGCAGAAGTCTTAGGGCTTGAATTAGTTGAAGTTCCAGACTGGAATTGTTGTGGTGGTGGTTTCTTAGACGAATATGACGAAGTTGGTCATGTTGCGTTAAATCTAAGGAACTTATCCCAAGTTGAGAAGTTAGGATTAAATAAGATGACAACTCCTTGTAGTGTTTGTCTTCATAGCCATAGGCTTGCTACGTACAAATATAAGGAGGATAAGGATATTAAAAAGAAAGTCGAAAAAAGATTAGAAGGTACTTCTGTTAAGTACGATGGTAAAGCAGATGCTGAACATATTGTATGGGTTCTGTTAAGAGATATAGGTATAGAAAATATAAAGAAACACGTAAAGAAGCCGCTAACTGGTTTAAAGGTAGGTACATATTATGGATGTCAAATGTTAAGACCAGAGCAGATAATGGGGTTTGAACAAGCATATAATCCTCATAGCTTAGCTGATTTAGTTGCAGTTACCGGAGCAATACCAGTACCTTTCCCCACTATGACATCATGTTGTGGATTCCCTCTAGTAGGTAGCAATCCTAAAGGCGCACTAAAACTTGCATATAATGTTCTTAATGGCGCTAAAGAAGCGGGTGCAGATATAATTATCCATCCGTGTAGTCTATGCCATCTTCAGTTGGATTCCTTGCAACTTAAAGTTCAAGCAGAATTTAATGTAAAGTGGGTTATGCCAGCAATATACATAACTCAACTACTTGGTTTATCATTTGGATTTAGCCCAGAGGAATTAGGAATAGGAAAGCTTGCAATTGAAACATTACGGGCTAAGGGAGTGGTGTAA
- a CDS encoding DUF5751 family protein: MQLENRPIVVISSASPEDIPNFIRMMFKDCRLNGSKKLVINFISSISYPEFVQNARESLLDNIDLGTYIYIWSPEEIDQMMKTILEKYQDMKGIIIYCDSNNKQFMEKIIYKIPNSIKANIIKDYCK; this comes from the coding sequence ATGCAACTTGAAAATAGACCTATTGTAGTGATCTCCTCTGCAAGTCCGGAAGATATACCTAATTTTATAAGGATGATGTTTAAGGATTGTAGGCTGAATGGGAGTAAAAAACTTGTAATAAATTTTATTTCTTCCATTTCTTATCCAGAGTTCGTGCAAAATGCTAGAGAGTCCCTTTTAGACAATATAGATTTAGGCACTTATATTTACATATGGAGTCCAGAAGAAATTGATCAGATGATGAAAACAATTTTGGAAAAATATCAAGATATGAAAGGTATAATAATATATTGTGATAGTAATAACAAACAATTTATGGAAAAAATAATATATAAAATTCCCAATTCGATAAAAGCTAATATTATAAAGGATTATTGTAAATAA
- a CDS encoding AAA family ATPase has protein sequence MSEKTLLELPKKFMESLMAPFVGREEEAKVITLALLSKEHVILIGEPGTAKSALARRAAELLNAKFFMYLLTKYTEPAELFGALDINALKEGQYKRITKDRLPESQIAFLDEIFNANSAILNALLSLLNERVIYDGYNVIKVPLRTLISASNRVPDEPELEALYDRLLLRHYARPVGEELWKQLLDATWEIEFTNKWAVKEPIMNIEHLDKLYSYLSQVDLSGVKNKLLKLYAMLEEKGIHLSDRRKGKVLKVVSAHAILNGRLKATEEDLIVLKYIAPREIDDFEKVSALLSEELKTPIKYMKELNEIYNNIKEAAKYVDAANESDPRLIELIRSLRATRDRIVALGKESGDEKVEEFSKEVLSEIDKLIEKVARKLGIYP, from the coding sequence TTGAGTGAAAAGACATTACTTGAGTTACCCAAAAAATTCATGGAATCACTAATGGCACCATTCGTAGGCAGAGAAGAAGAAGCAAAAGTTATCACATTAGCCTTACTTAGTAAAGAACACGTAATCCTAATAGGAGAACCAGGTACTGCTAAATCAGCGCTAGCTAGAAGAGCAGCCGAGCTGTTAAATGCTAAGTTCTTCATGTATCTATTAACGAAATACACAGAGCCTGCAGAACTGTTCGGAGCACTGGACATAAACGCTTTGAAAGAAGGTCAATATAAAAGAATTACTAAGGATAGATTACCAGAGAGTCAAATAGCTTTCTTAGACGAAATATTTAACGCTAATTCAGCAATACTTAATGCTCTCTTATCGCTTTTAAACGAAAGAGTGATTTATGATGGTTATAATGTAATAAAAGTACCTCTAAGGACACTGATTTCGGCAAGTAATAGGGTACCTGATGAACCTGAATTAGAAGCACTGTACGATAGGCTGTTATTAAGACATTACGCCAGGCCCGTAGGAGAAGAGTTATGGAAACAGTTACTAGATGCGACTTGGGAAATAGAATTTACTAATAAATGGGCTGTTAAAGAACCGATAATGAATATAGAACATTTAGACAAATTATACTCATATTTATCCCAAGTTGACTTATCGGGTGTTAAGAATAAATTATTAAAACTTTACGCAATGCTAGAAGAAAAGGGAATTCACTTATCTGATAGAAGAAAAGGGAAAGTTCTGAAGGTAGTTTCTGCGCATGCTATATTAAATGGAAGACTCAAAGCAACTGAAGAAGATTTAATTGTATTGAAATATATAGCCCCAAGAGAAATTGATGATTTTGAAAAAGTTTCTGCATTACTATCAGAAGAACTAAAAACTCCAATCAAATACATGAAAGAATTAAATGAGATTTATAATAATATTAAAGAAGCAGCAAAATATGTTGATGCAGCTAACGAATCTGATCCAAGGTTAATTGAATTAATCAGAAGTCTAAGAGCAACAAGAGATAGAATAGTTGCTCTAGGTAAAGAAAGTGGTGATGAAAAAGTGGAAGAATTCTCCAAAGAAGTTTTAAGTGAGATAGATAAATTAATAGAAAAAGTGGCTAGGAAATTAGGGATTTATCCATGA